From the genome of Papaver somniferum cultivar HN1 chromosome 2, ASM357369v1, whole genome shotgun sequence, one region includes:
- the LOC113350026 gene encoding V-type proton ATPase subunit F-like, protein MANRGTASNNSALIAMIADEDTITGFLLAGVGNVDLRRKTNYLIVDSKTTVKAIEDAFKDFISREDIAIVLISQYVANMIRFLVDSYNKPVPAILEIPSKDHPYDPQHDSVLSRVKYLFSSESVAGDRR, encoded by the exons ATGGCGAATAGGGGAACTGCGTCTAATAACTCAGCACTCATTGCTATGATTGCTGATGAG GACACTATAACTGGATTTTTGCTGGCTGGAGTGGGCAACGTTGATTTGCGTAGGAAGACAAACTACTTGATTGTTGACTCGA AAACAACTGTAAAAGCAATTGAAGATGCATTCAAAGATTTTATCTCAAGGGAGGATATTGCTATCGTTTTGATTAGTCAGTAT GTGGCAAACATGATAAGGTTTCTAGTAGACAGCTATAACAAGCCGGTCCCCGCAATTCTTGAAATTCCTTCCAAGGACCATCCATATGATCCACAACATGATTCGGTTCTTTCACGAGTCAAGTACCTCTTTTCTTCTGAATCAGTGGCTGGAGACAGGCGGTAG